AGCTACAGTCGGATGAAGTTGCTGCTGCGCTCAAACAGTTCCTCCAGAGACAACCGAATTTTACGTCCCACTTTCCAGACTGGGATTTTGCCGCGCCGCTGGAATCCCCGTTTATGTTTTGGTATCAGTATGGAAACCAACCTCTTCCCGAATCCACACCTCAATGGCAAGCAGAGCTGCTGCGTCCACTATTTTCGTGGCTCGCCAGCAACTATGGTGCAATACACAGGGAGATAGCAACCAGAATTGCTCGAGGGGTAGTGTCCAGGTCGACCGTGCAGTTCCTTTTCCGTCCCGGGCAGGCCTTGGTCGACATGGCCGCCGAAGGGTCCCAGGGCTACATTGCTACGTCATGGCCGGTGTGGCAGTCGAGGAGTAAACCAGAGTGCGATTCCACCAAAGAGGAATGGGAGCTGACGGCATGGTCTTATGCGTTTCGGCCGGGGGGTTTTGACTCAATCCAAGTCCGTCTGCGAATTTGTCTCAATGCACCAGACGGGGCCTCAGAGGTTGACGTCAACGCGTTGAACATTCGACCGGTTTCGTTTGTCAGTAGGGAGGTCTACTCCGCACTGGCATTTCGAGGAGCAAACATGTGGGCGATGCGGAATGGAGGCTATTACCAACACCAGGTCGATTCTCATCAGGACTTGAACTTGGTTCGTGTCTTTCCCTCAACTTGGTTCAGATCCCGTTGTTGATCCTTCACTGTCATGATCACTCAGCTGCTTACACATTTACTACGAGCACGCGTGTAGCAACGAGGGAGATGCCTGATTGACATCGACGAGTATAGCCGCCTGAACCCGCCAACCGGGGAGTCAGCCCCGGGAGTGCAGAGGCCGAGGTCCATTCAACCGAGCGATGATCGGTTATTAGTATTTCCCAGCAAAATACCAGTCTACGACCTCTGCAGGGAAACATGGGGTGAGTAGGCGACATGTTCACATTCTCTCCTCGATCacttccccttttttttaccgATTCTCTAACACGATACTATGACATACAATCAAGAGCAAATCCCACCAGAAGATATCCAAGAGGTAGTCTTCATGGAGTCACCAATCACCAAGAGTGCACTCAGCTGGCAGAAatgggaggttttggagcAGTTGATGACCCCTGACCGCGACAGGCATGCGGGTCCCCGGCGGCTGGTCAGCTTATTCCATGGCCCTCCTGGGACGGGGAAAACCTTTGCAGCGGAGATGATGGCCGATCACGTCGGCAAGCCACTGTTTCGTGTCGCGTGCAGGGACATGGCCATCGACCTCGAGACCGTCCGGACACGCCTCGATGCCGTGTTTGCGCTCGCGAAAAAGTGGAGCGGCATGGTGCTGCTCGAGGACGCAGATCGTCTGGTGCAGCAACACCAAGATTCCTCCTCGGACCAGGGACAAAAGGCTCGTCTCGGTCTCGTGTTTTACCTGCTCGGGCTATTCCAAAATTTCGACGGCGTGGTGATTGTGACGACTAGCTGCGTCGACGTCTTTGACGAAAAGCTAAAAACCGCCTTCTCCTTCAACCTCAAGTTTCACCGGCTCGACGGGCCCGGCTGCAGAACAGTCTACCTCAACCTGATTGACGTTTTGCTACAAAGGGGACTGGGTGGAGCCGTCGCGGGAGCGGGCAAGCGCCAGCTGGAACGAGAATCTCGGGCTGCGGGAAAAGCAACAAGCGCCAATGATTCAGCTATCCGAGGCGCGTGGCTTGCTGCGGCGCAGCCGCTGGAGGGCATGGGGATGAACGCCTGGGAGATAACAAGGGCCTTTGAGACTGCCCTGCGCCTGGCTGGTTCCGAAAGGACGACGCTGTCGCCGGCGCACTTGAAGCAGGTCATAGATTGCATGTTGTAATTTACAGGCAATGGAATGGTTGAAACATTttccactttttttttcctttctcctTGCAACAAAGACTCAAACTTGTAAAGGTCATCGTACTTGGAGGGGTGGCATGCCGAAGACACTTGCCGACATCAAAATACGTCTGTATTGTCAGCCGCCGGGCACAACTGGGGGGGCGCTTGGGATTGGATTTGCCCTGCTACCAACTTTCAACTCGCTAGCCAACACATAGACCCACAGCGCGGCGACGGACTCTCATCACGCTTGGCGCACGTTATCGGCGGATGCTTTGATCcttttaaaaaaagaaagccaagGTAACTAAACACGGAAGGTCACACCCGACCCCGCCCTGTCAAAATCcgctttttgcttttaatGCTTGCTTTTTGTGCGTGCGTGTGTGAGACGGAGAGAGGGGGGCTTGGGGGGGAGCACTtgactttcttttcttttcatatTGGATTAATCTGGCCAAGAGTTACCTATCTAGGTAACCACCTCAGGGGACATCACAAATACATCTCAAGCCTTGCCAATAAACCTGGCAGCAACGCcaagcttctttttttttttttttttttttttttcactcccATGGACGTCGTTGGCGGTCCACTCGCAATCCCACCATGGCAAAGACCCGGGGGTGGAAACACTTGGCAGGACCATGGCCATAAAACATGCGCATGGATCAGGTCCCAAGCTCGGTTAGATTGTTTGGAAAATCGCGTGATCTGGAAAGGCCAAATGGTAATGATTTTCATCATCCCTATCGCGGATCTACTCGTCTGCTCGATCCCAGTTTTAAGCGGCACCATTCCGTATCTGGGATTTCAGAGCATCATCAGCTTGTACAAGCGAGCTCTCGTTCCAGGTTGCCTGGGTGGCTGCCTGGATACGTATGTAATCAGTTCCATTCTGCGCCAGGAGCAGCATTGGTTAGGCGAGCGACCATTTGTGTCTTCCAAGGTGTTCCAGATTTTGGACGCCGAAGAAAGGTACTTGAAAAGCGGTGGCCGCTCGACATATGTACAGTAATAAAAAGTGACAGCTCCTTTTGCAATGACTAACAAGTACTCACCAGCCCGGCACTCTTTTCCGTGCATGTCCGTTTTCCCCGTTTTCCCGCTCCAAAAGACAGGCATCAAACTCCTTATTTCGGAAGATTGGGAATCATCTTTCCACTTGCGGTTCGTGGACAGAGTCTCCACCTCGGTACCATGACGAGCTTAATCTCACACCGTATTCTTTGCATGCACACCCCTGAGCAAGGAACCCAATGTGCACTTTGAGTTTGCAGTCGATTTAGGGAATTATTATAGTTTTTTTTCCAGTCCAAACTGTCAAAAGTAACTGGCCCAACGTTAAATTATACCCGTATATACATACAGTCATGATCATAATTGCCTCCCCTTACCCCGTGACTCCTATGACCCCAGCCAGCCAACGCCCCTGTTAACCTTCCAGTAACCTCCCAACTCCAATTagtagtaaaaaaaaagcaacaaacaagaaaaaaagacacgcATTCTATCCGCCCAAAAGACAAAACACCCTCCCAACCGTTTAGATGTCCTTGACGAACCCGACCTCGACAACCCTATCCATCGACAGCCTCAGGTTCGCAATCTTGGCGCGGGTGTTCTCCCGGATCCACAAGAAGGTGCTCAGCACCATGGCCCTGAACCAGCCCGTCTCGTCCCGGACCCTCATCTGGCCCTTGCCGACCACGTACATGACCTTGTGCGCGTAGGCGCTGTCGACCCTCTCCAGCTCCGCCGCGATGCGCGCGTTCCTGTCCGCGGCGCGCGCCATCCTGGCCGAGACGTCATCGGtcccggcggcgacggcggcctcgGTGTCCAGCGGCGGCAGGCTCCGGCGCTTCCTCATGGCCTTTTCGTCGTCCACCGAGCCGCCGTCCCCTGCTGCGCCTCCGCTCAGGGGCCGGTCGACCgtggcggcgacggcctcgacggcggcgcccgtcgcgACCGCCCACTCTGCGCTGTCGCCGGCGCCGCGCTCCACGCCGCCCGCGGCCACAAACGCCCGCAGCTGCTCGTACACGAGCCCGGCCATGTCGGGGCTGATGACCTCGTCCATGAAGCCGTGGCGGACCACGACGCGGTAGCAGCCCGGGATGCCGCGGAAGCGCGACACCACGTAGCGCTGGTGGTCGGGGACGGTCGGCGTCTCGACCGGGTGCAGGTGGAAGAAGACCATGACCTCGGGGACGGCGACGAGCTTGGTCACGAACTGCGTGAAGACGGTCGGGGTCATGATGCCCGTCTTGTCGAAGAAGATGCCCAGGCCCTTGATGCGCGAGAGCTGGTCGCCGCCCCACTTGTCGGTCAGTCGGAGCGTCGCCGATCCGATGGAtgcttctgctgctgctgctgctgctgctgttgcctcGGCGAGCGGGTGTTCCTGCGAGTTGATGGAGCTGACGTCTATGGCCGTCTTGTTATCCGGATCGACCTTGCGGCTGGGCTCGACCGTCACCAGCGTGCCGGGCCTGAAGCGGTCTTCGGCCTCGGCGCGCCACTGGTTCTCCTTGCCGAACCTCCAGAGCAGGAAGAGCGACGCCAGCAGGCCGCTGACCAGCAACGTGAGCCAGGCGCCCTCGGGGACCTTGGTGAGCGAGGAGCTCAGGAACAGGCCGTCGAGGGTGGCGAAGAACAGCCAGGGCAGGAAGACGATGAAGGGGTTGATGCGCCAGACGATGAGTGCCACCAGGGTCACCATGCACGTGTCGAAAAAGGTGACAAACATGACGCAGACACCGTAGGCGTTGCCCAGCCTCGTCGTGTCGCGGTAGACGGCCGTCACCAGCACGGCGCCGGCCATGAGCAGCCAGTTGAGGAAGGGCACGTAGACCTGGCCGTGGAAGGTGCTCGACGTGTGCACGATCTTGACCTGCGGGCAGTACGAGAGCTTCATGAGctggctgacgagctggaacGTCGCCGTGATGATGGCCTGGCTGGCCACGATGGCCGCGAGCACCGCGAGGATGAGGCTGGGGTACAGCATTCCCGGCGGGACCGTGTTGTAAAAGGGATTCGCAAAGGCGTCGGGCTTGACGCTGATGAAAGCCGCCTGGCCCGCGTAGCCGATGAGCAGGCATGGGTATGTGTAGGTCAGCCAGCTGAGCCGGATGGCGCCGAGACTAAAGGCACCCAGGTCGGCAAAGAGGGCCTCGACGCCGGTGAAGGCGAGCAGGACGCCGCCCAGCATCCTCCAGCCGTCCGTCTTGTAGTCGATGAAGAACTTGATGGCAAAGTAGGGGCTGAAAGCCCGGAGAACGGTCCAGTCGTAGTGTATGAGGTTGTAGATGCCAAAGCCCAGGTTGAAGCCTAGCCAGAGGATGACGATGGGTGCGAATCCCGATGCAAGCTTGGACGTGCCGAGGGGCTGGATGGCAAAAAGCAACACGATGATGGCGCATGTGGTGCCCACCACGACCGGGTTCGAGATGTCCGGGTTCACGACCGTCAGTCCCTGCACGGCGCCCAGGACAGACTGCGCGGGCGTGAGTACACCATCGGCCATCACCATCGATACCGACATGACGGCGATAGCCTTGAGGAGACCGCGGACAAAGGTGCTCTTCTCGAGTGTACGGCGAATGCGACTAGTTCCAGCGTCAAGATCCATAGTCTTGTGGCGCTCAACACGTACGAGATGCTGTTCACGCGGGTCGCGATCTGTGATGTTGGCCTGTTTGTTGTGTTAGCAGGGGATCTAGACCACAGATGGTGTGGCAACCGGGGGAAGACTAACATAGCGGGTAAGCAGCGAGTAGGTACTGAAAGTACCACCCTCGCCCTCATTGTCGGCAAGAAGGATGATGAGAACGTATTTGACGGTCACAATAAGAGTGATGGCCCATATGACAACTGACAACACCTGAACAACACTGTTGGGATCCGGTGCGGTTGAGAACGTTGACGAAAACATGTACAGTGGACTGTAAAGCTCAAGCGTTAGAATGAAACACCGAGATGGATAAGACTTCAAAATATCAAGAGCCACACACCTGGTACCAATGTCGCCATAGATGACACCGATGGACTGGTAAGCGAGCCtttacaacaacaaaaaccgTCATGTTAGCAACTTTCCCCAGAGCCGCACGGCGCAGCAACTCATCAACGGCAAGGATCAAAAATCATACCAAAGCAATGTCCTGCCGCTAAACACctgcttcttctttgctCCATCGTCGAGCCAGCCCTCCCCGTCCTCATTGTCGACACCGGGCGTGACGGCTGCAGATCCGGGCCTCAGGTCGAACGCGACGTGGCGAGGGAGGCTCATGCGTCGCTGGACGCTTCGGGTACTGTACACACCGCCGACGAAGCCAGTGTCGACCCTGGCGATGGGCACGCCGGTGCTGTCCGTGTGCGCCGGGTGGACGTCATCTGCGATCTTGATCTTGGCCGCATCGCTGGGGCTTTGGGCTTGAGGGTCTGCCATCAGAGGCAAGTGTACAAGGGCCCTCTTGTTGCTTGGATGATTGGCTCTTGGCGGACAGGCAAAGGTGGATGAATAAGTCTGATGTCAGGTCCTATCTGGCTCAGTCCCCGGACCACTCAAACGATATATAGGGTGCGTGTCAAATCTCGTTCAAAGAGTAAAAAGAGGCCCGATGCGGGAGGAGCAATTGTCATAAGAATATCCGAACTGTCATGGTGAACGACTTGTGGGTGACTTGGACGATGACTAAATCAGACGGGAAGACGAGGGTTTGGTGGCGGAAAGGGGGCTAGACAGGTCCATTTATTGGGGACGACTTGTTTTGTTCTTGGTTACATTGGCCTTTGGGCCTTGCGATCGACGACAATTCGCGCAACGGCAAAGTATACTAAAACCGTTTTGAGACCGGGGAGTCCACCAGGACCGGGCCCCTTTCGAGAAACACCAAAAAGAATCAAGGGACGCTGCGACGCTCTGCTAGCATGGCAAGCCTGGATGATCCAAGGCTTAGCGCCCTCCCGTCCGTATCCTTTAGCAGCTTAGCAGACCGAGTGGGATCGGGGACAGGCCAGGCCCTTGATAAGGCTTTAGATTGGGGTCACAGTCCAGATTGGTCAGTTACGCTTGTCCCATGTATGTTGATTCTTTGACTTGCGCCACCCTATGTTATGTGTCAAGGGCTTGAGAGGGGGAAAGATAAGTcagacatttttttttccgcccAGGGGAAAATAGCACGTGCAGGTGGGAGAGACAGAaagtgcaaaaaaaaaaagcgacgaAAGCGACGAAAGCTCCGGGATTCCCGCCGATAAACTAAGCAAAGAGGAGAACTCCGACCAGCAAAAGTGCTCATCCTGCGAGGCAAGCTTTGCCGCGCAAGAGGGAGCCGTAGCCGGGTTCGACAGACAATCAGGGCGGGGGCCAGTGGTCAAAGGCGATGCAACATTTCTGCATGGCGCAAATCAGTTTGACCGTTGGTCACGTAGCAGCTAAGACCAAGGCCGGTGGTGTTTTCCCCATGGTGGCTGCGAGTCGTCAGCCTTTGGTGGTTTTTTGATGGGACGAAGAGGCGTGAAATTTGGAGAAGCTTGTGAAGTTCAAGCTTTCCTTGGCGGCggagagaaacaaaagaaatgtcTCCAAATCCAAAATTATTCTGTGGATCAGCAGATATCGGGGAGGGATGGGTCATTAAGTCCCGAAGGCAAACGTGCCCATAAATGTAAATCTTTTCTTGGGACCTGGCTATTCGCTGATGAGGCACCGGTTGTCTAACATTCCGAGAGTTTAGTCAAGGGCGGCATTGTGCGAAACCAGGAAAACGCGGTGACGACAAAATTGATCGCCCTTGATTAGCGGCCTCCCAGTCTAGTCGATTCTGTCCCCACAGCGACCAAAAAGCTTGACTAGGCGGACTAGACCTGTTGGAGTAGCCGGCGTCCCCGCCCCAAGAAGACAGAAAAAACGCCTAAACATAAACCAGAAACAGAGAGGCCCTGCGTAGTCCACATTGATAAATTTACCTACAGCTGCATCACatgcaaaaagggtttaaaaatGGACCGCAGGAGTGCGCGTCTTGTTGGCTATGGCATccatgcaaaaaaaagacactcCAACGTCCACTTTTCCCAGAACGACTGTTGCATGGTGTCCTTCAAACAGAATGAATTGCCGCTGACTCCGATTTGTATGAGGCATAAATCCCACCAAATGGTGCGTGACGACGCTCATCAGATTATTGCAAAGTAACGTGAAGTGAAGGCACAAGTCATGTCACCGCTTGGAAAGATGGGCCAGCAAGCTGAACCAATTTCACTAGGTCATTGCGGGCGTTTTGGACTTGAGCACACCACCGTGGTGTTTCCGCCTGGCTTTCCTCAAAGGACGGTCGATTAATCTTGCCAAATTGACGCTATCTTGGATTGTCGACAGCAACTAGGGCCTCCCGAACAGCATATATGTTCACAAGATACCCCTCGCCACCCTCGTTCATCCTACGCATCTTCTAAGCTTTTTGTATGACATCAAAAGTACCAACTAAACTCGCTTCAATCACTCATGCTGCCTTTTTCGTGTCTGCCTCGGTCACCATATGGTTCCAACCAAATTCGTCCTTGACTTTGCCAAGCTGGATACCCTTGAATTGTGAAAGCAGCTTGGTGCAGATCGGGCCGGCTTCCGGTTGAGAGGAAGGGACATAGGTGACTGTTTCCTGATCTACCGTTACTTCGAGACGCGGGTGTTGTTTGACGGTCGCGGCCAGGGACTTGGGGTCTGAGGAGCTGATCTTTCGAGTAATAGAGCGGATGGGCACGAGCGAAGCAGCTGTCCCTGCTGCCATCACCTCGCTGAACGTGGGCAGCTCCGTGTATTTGATCTTTAGATGGCAATAAAAGTTCGGAAGTTAGAAAATTGAATACGAGTAGTGGTGGCGCTTGTCTACTTGTACCTACCGATCGCTTCTCAACCTTCCAGCCAAAGCTTGCACCAATCTCCTGGATGCTTTCACTCGTTACGCTGTCAATCACATTCTTGGAGTCTGGAACCACGATAGTTATATTGCCTTGGCCATCGTCGATCGCACCAATAAAACCACTCGTTGAAAACTCGTCGATCTCAGAGTGGGTTGCCGAATCGAGGTGGAGGTTTATCCCGTAGCCTTCGGACCTGGCCTTTTCTCCCCACTTCAGAACAGGTGCGTAGTTGCCTCCGACCTTTGCGCTTCCGGTGCCGTTGGGCGCCGCGCGGTCAAATTCGTCCAGGATGAACGCTTTTGTGGGGGCGGTGCCGTGGTACACGCCTGTAGGCACTACGTAGACGGCAAAGGTGTACTCCTCGCACGGGTTGAGCCCCAGCTGGGCCGAAGAACCGTAGATCTGCGGGCGGATGTACATGGCGGCACCCGTCTCGTGCGGCGGAACGTATTCGGCATTGcgagcgacggcggcggttaCGGCGTCCATGAAGAGCTGGACCGGGACGGGAGGGATGCAGATGAACGATGCCGAGTGCTGCAGGCGCGTGGCGTTGCGGTCGGGGCGGAATATCTGGATTGTCTTGTCGCCGGGACCGCGGAAGGCCTTGAGGCCCTCGTAGGCCTGTACGCCGTAGTTTAGGGCCGGCGCCATGCCGTGGATCCTGATGTAAGGGTCCTCAACCCATTTCAGCGGTGACCACTCGCCGGTCTGGACGGAGTAGTGGGATTCGATGTGACCGTTGACTGTGCGCAAAGGGTGGAAGAGGTCAGCAAAACAGGGCTTGCGACAGCGCCAGAGGGGAACGGGACGTGGCGCGTCAGGTTGTGGCGCTTACCCTCGCGAATTTTGAAGCCGACATTAGACCAATCTATTGTTGAGACTGGCTCGGGAGGGAACGAGGATGCCATGGTATCAGATCAAAGTTTCAATGGCTGCTGCTTCTTTGTACAATACTTGACCGGCAAAAAGAGTTCAATAGGCGGGGACAAGAATGTAACTTCCAATTCTAGTCAGGGGGTAGGAAACGATAGTACAAAAACTTGTGACGTAGTAAGCCGGAGCAATTGTAATGTTCGCAATACAACGGCCTTCAATAAATGTAAACAAAACTCGGACGCTCCAGGAATGACTGTGTCTGCCCTATTTCGGCGTCACCAAGTCATGTCATGTCATGGAGTTCATCCAATGGCCCTCCGATTCAACGCCGTTCGTAACTACGACAAAAAGTTTCGCCGACATCGCAATGGCGGGGTCGTGAATGTGCCTGCCAAGACTGTAGTGGAACAAGGGTCTCTCCAGCTGAATGCGTTCCATTATTGGCAAAGAGGGGAGGTCATGTGACAGGGGTACAGTAAGCAAGATGAACTGAAGGAATGTCAAGGTTGCTCCATACAAAGCAATCAAAAAATCTTTCCTAGACCTGGGGTAATTAAAAAGAGCACCGTGATGAGCTGAGCGACCTGTTGGTACGAGCGATTACGAGCAGTTTGTCGTCCAGCATCCAGCCCCTCGGTCAATGCACCTATTTGGGTACGAATTCCCCGGCTCCCCTCAATTACAGTACACTGTGGGTTGTTCAAGATCTCACCTCCCAAAGTGGTATTTCTCACCTCGGCAGCAACCTCAGCTGGATAAATCATTTTCCTTTCACTGCCGTCAAGAAAGCTCTTGCCGGCTACAAGTGCGGCATTTGACAAAAAGCGCCCATTCGCTTCGCGCAATTCTACCGGGCCAAGCCTCAATTGTGACGGACACTGTTGCAACGGCGTGAGGCACGTCAAAAATAAGCAGCATACGTAAAAATAAACCAAATCGCGACTAGGTACTTACtaagtctagaactagtctagttctaagTGGTAGGTCTAGACGAGGCTAGGTCTATTTCTAGATCTAGATtcggcgtttttttttttttttttttcaggctGAGCTTGGTTTGTTCGCAACCCCTCAACTCGACTGGCCTTCAATTGCTCACTGGGCGCCATAAGGTGGCAGTGACCAAATCGAATTGAATGATAGTTACATTGGAAACATTCAAGACGAAAGTCCCCCGGTCAAGCTGCTGAAGTCTAGCCAATGATTGGCACAAGATGTACGATCTGGGGGCGGGTTACTGTATTGGTTTACCGATGCTGACGGTCCAAAGTGACAATGTCGTCGCTTAGTATTTGTAGCGACAGTTTTCGGCAATGATATCAATCGCCTTTTCCTTGGCTAGGTGATCACTTCTGGCATCGCTGCATGACCTCATTTTAATTCACAAAACAAACCACATCCAGTTTTTCTACAAGAAATCCCAGCTTTGTTAAACCCAGACCGTACTACGGACCTATCAAAGCCGATGTTGAAAAATTCGATTCTGTTCTGCCTTTGGCAGGCAGCAAATTTCTATTACTGCGTTGATGCCGTCAACGTGCCTCGAAAAGAAGGACCAGCTCAGGCTTTCGCGTCTTCTGCCGACGGGAAATTGAAGTTTACAAAGATAGATGCACCGGTGCTGGGTCCCGGAAACCCAGGCTCCGGAGCGACATGGAATCTCACCATGGACGACAGTACGACCGGTGCCAAGCAGACAGTCACGGGCTTTGGTGGCTCCGTTACTGATGCCACTGTCGTTGCTTACAATATGCTACCCGCCGACAAGAAAGCCGAGCTACTCCGAAAGTTGATGACAGGAGATGGCGCCAACTTTAGCCTCATCCGGCATTCGATAGGATCTTCCGATCTCTCGCCAGCCCCTGAATACACCTATGATGACAACAACGGCCAAGAGGATGTCGAGCTGCGAAGCTTTCAGCTGGGGAAAAGTGGAACAGACATGGTATCCATGCTCAAGGAGATGAAGGCTTTGCAGCCATCCATGATCCTTGTCGGAACTTCGTGGGCACCGCCGGCATGGATGCAGCTAGATCGCAAACTGGTCGGGACGACCGACAAGAACAACCTTGACCACAAATACGAGGCTCAGTTTGGTCAACTCTTTGTCAAATACTTGCAGGCATACAAAAGGGGCGGCGTGGATGTCGATGCCATTACAATCCAAAACGAACCCCTCAACAGCAATGCCGGCATGCCCAGTCTTTATGTCTTTCCCGAGGAATCTGGGAAGCTGATCAAGGACCACGTCGGACCCGCAATCAGCAAGGCCAGGTTCAGCACTCAGGTGTGGGCATATGACCACAACACCGACAGGCCAGACTACCCCCAGACGGTACTCGACATTGCCCGCGAGTTTGTCCCTGCTGTTGCCTGGCACTGCTATGCGCCTGGCGAGAACTGGTCTGCGCTTACAACCTTTCACAAGCGTAACCCGTCAGTCAAGCAATTCCAGACCGAGTGTTGGACGTCTGCAAAGCAAACAAAATGGAACCAGGCCTCTTGGTTCACCATGGGCCCGCTGCAGAACTGGGCATCGGGCTCGATGGCATGGACGCTCGGCACCGACAACCAGGACGGCCCCCACTTGCCCTATGAAGGGTCGTGCGCAACCTGCACGGGTTTGTTCACGGTAGACGCGAACTCGAAAACCTACACCCTCAGGACGGACTACTACATGATTGGGCAATACAGCAGGTACATCCCAAGGAATGCCGTGGTGCACGTCGTTACGGGCAGCTACAGCTGGCCCGACGACACCGGGGTGGAGAGTGTGGCGACGGTCAACCCGGACGGCTCTCGAACGGTGGTGATCGAGAACAAGCTAGAGGATGACGTTCATGTCACGCTCCACACCGTGAAGAGCAGTCAGGTCTGGAGTGGAAAGGTTTCAGCGAAAAGTGTTACTACCTGGCTCCTGCCCCCGGCCTAGGAGCTCGCGGCGGAGGACGAAGGCTCTGTGGTGGGATTTCGCTTTGTTAATTTGATGATTTCTTTAGTTGCTATAATTTTTCTTGTTTGATTCGTTGAAATTCCCGCCATCTTCTTTGTTCTCTGCCTTCGTTGAATATACCGGCAATTTTGCGGTGTCTCTAATTGCATCAGTACTAAGCGTTAAAGTCGGCCTCGCCCCTCAGTTTCTTCCCATCGAATTTCGGGGGTTGTGTTTTTTGAGTGTAGAAGTTGCAACTGGTTCCAGGTCACTTGCGTTGTCAGACAGAGGGAAGGGGCATTGGGCAGGGTATCATACACTAAAGTCGACCACGAAAACCTCCTATTTCGCTCGGCTGCTTGCTCCTTTTCTTTCCGCACCAAAAACATTGAGGCCTGAACAACCCGTTTCCCTGCTCTCGCAGCCAAACTGGTCACCTAACATCTATATTCGCGCTACATCGTAGTAAGTTCGAATGCTGTCTTGTCATTTTTTACCTCACGATACTGACATCGAGCTCACATCTTTAGACATCCTTGTTTCACGGTCATTGTTCTGTTTCAGCAATACCGAGCTTATCTCTGTCTTTCCCTAGGATTGAAAGTTATTATTTCACTACACAATATGACTACAACGCCTAACCATGCTTCCAAGCTCACTCACCAGCATCTATCGACAGTATAAACACGATACAGATGTGGTAGCTACTTGGCTGGCCACGACGGCCAAGCATCTTGGGTACGATGCATCAAAATTCACCCTGTCCAGACAAACAAGTTCGAGAACCCAAGACACAAAGCACGCTAATCTGGCTGGCAAGGCCTCTCAAACCCACAATGAGTCCCTCAAAATCGATAGTTCTTCTACACATGGTCGAAGGCGGTTCGTCCTCGCCATCCGCGACTTTGTACCATTAGCCAGGTACATAGCGAGCCAACCAAGACGCGTCAGAATCACCTCGTCATTCTCAACGGCCATCGACCGTGCCGTGCATGCGCGGGCAGACTTCCATGTTTTGCTGAGCAAATATGGAAACATTACTGACGACACGGCCGACTCACGTCATTCGCATTTTGCTGGCATCCTCGGCGCTGTGCGCGACTTACTACGACCGTTGACTTTACCCTCCGTACCTGTCATGACTGGCACTTGCCGCACTCTGGGCGACAAGAAGCTATACTACTTTAACTCCTTCA
The Pyricularia oryzae 70-15 chromosome 1, whole genome shotgun sequence DNA segment above includes these coding regions:
- a CDS encoding potassium uptake protein; this encodes MADPQAQSPSDAAKIKIADDVHPAHTDSTGVPIARVDTGFVGGVYSTRSVQRRMSLPRHVAFDLRPGSAAVTPGVDNEDGEGWLDDGAKKKQVFSGRTLLWLAYQSIGVIYGDIGTSPLYMFSSTFSTAPDPNSVVQVLSVVIWAITLIVTVKYVLIILLADNEGEGGTFSTYSLLTRYANITDRDPREQHLVRVERHKTMDLDAGTSRIRRTLEKSTFVRGLLKAIAVMSVSMVMADGVLTPAQSVLGAVQGLTVVNPDISNPVVVGTTCAIIVLLFAIQPLGTSKLASGFAPIVILWLGFNLGFGIYNLIHYDWTVLRAFSPYFAIKFFIDYKTDGWRMLGGVLLAFTGVEALFADLGAFSLGAIRLSWLTYTYPCLLIGYAGQAAFISVKPDAFANPFYNTVPPGMLYPSLILAVLAAIVASQAIITATFQLVSQLMKLSYCPQVKIVHTSSTFHGQVYVPFLNWLLMAGAVLVTAVYRDTTRLGNAYGVCVMFVTFFDTCMVTLVALIVWRINPFIVFLPWLFFATLDGLFLSSSLTKVPEGAWLTLLVSGLLASLFLLWRFGKENQWRAEAEDRFRPGTLVTVEPSRKVDPDNKTAIDVSSINSQEHPLAEATAAAAAAAEASIGSATLRLTDKWGGDQLSRIKGLGIFFDKTGIMTPTVFTQFVTKLVAVPEVMVFFHLHPVETPTVPDHQRYVVSRFRGIPGCYRVVVRHGFMDEVISPDMAGLVYEQLRAFVAAGGVERGAGDSAEWAVATGAAVEAVAATVDRPLSGGAAGDGGSVDDEKAMRKRRSLPPLDTEAAVAAGTDDVSARMARAADRNARIAAELERVDSAYAHKVMYVVGKGQMRVRDETGWFRAMVLSTFLWIRENTRAKIANLRLSMDRVVEVGFVKDI
- a CDS encoding branched-chain-amino-acid aminotransferase 1; translation: MASSFPPEPVSTIDWSNVGFKIREVNGHIESHYSVQTGEWSPLKWVEDPYIRIHGMAPALNYGVQAYEGLKAFRGPGDKTIQIFRPDRNATRLQHSASFICIPPVPVQLFMDAVTAAVARNAEYVPPHETGAAMYIRPQIYGSSAQLGLNPCEEYTFAVYVVPTGVYHGTAPTKAFILDEFDRAAPNGTGSAKVGGNYAPVLKWGEKARSEGYGINLHLDSATHSEIDEFSTSGFIGAIDDGQGNITIVVPDSKNVIDSVTSESIQEIGASFGWKVEKRSIKYTELPTFSEVMAAGTAASLVPIRSITRKISSSDPKSLAATVKQHPRLEVTVDQETVTYVPSSQPEAGPICTKLLSQFKGIQLGKVKDEFGWNHMVTEADTKKAA
- a CDS encoding endo-1,6-beta-D-glucanase; this encodes MLKNSILFCLWQAANFYYCVDAVNVPRKEGPAQAFASSADGKLKFTKIDAPVLGPGNPGSGATWNLTMDDSTTGAKQTVTGFGGSVTDATVVAYNMLPADKKAELLRKLMTGDGANFSLIRHSIGSSDLSPAPEYTYDDNNGQEDVELRSFQLGKSGTDMVSMLKEMKALQPSMILVGTSWAPPAWMQLDRKLVGTTDKNNLDHKYEAQFGQLFVKYLQAYKRGGVDVDAITIQNEPLNSNAGMPSLYVFPEESGKLIKDHVGPAISKARFSTQVWAYDHNTDRPDYPQTVLDIAREFVPAVAWHCYAPGENWSALTTFHKRNPSVKQFQTECWTSAKQTKWNQASWFTMGPLQNWASGSMAWTLGTDNQDGPHLPYEGSCATCTGLFTVDANSKTYTLRTDYYMIGQYSRYIPRNAVVHVVTGSYSWPDDTGVESVATVNPDGSRTVVIENKLEDDVHVTLHTVKSSQVWSGKVSAKSVTTWLLPPA